TTTGTTCAGCAGAGCATATTTTGTGGTTAATTTAGCAGCAGAAAGTTTGCCAGCCCTTGGCCATGCTCTCACTTTGTCACCAGTGATGGTCCTGCATATCTCATTCATAGATGTCTCTAATTCAGCTGCAGGAGCAGTACTTCTTCCCAGATATTCGTTGATGACAACTGGTGAGAAATCAACACATTTGCCTCTTACATACACCTTTAAGTATTCAGGGCTTAAAGGATCATCACAGTCAGCTGGGATGTTTACCAAGAATTCTCTAGTCAACTTATCATAGCATTTACCCAACTCAGATACAGTTTTCAGCAGTCCTGCTTCCTCTAACAATTTCACAATGTCTTGACATTTCAAAAATTCTTCAGTTAGGTTCCTCTCAATGGCCATTCTTCTTTTGACTACAAACTTCCACCTGTCAACATATTCAACACAATGGAAAGACACATTGTCAATAGGTACAGATGGGACAGTAGGGGCCATCCTTTTTCTCTTGGCAGACCTCTGAGAAGATGCTGCAGGGGATGCTTCAGGAGATGCTCCAGCATCTTGATCTTCCTCATAATCAGAGTCACTAGAGGAGACAATTTTTCTCTTCTCAATCTTCTTCTTACTTTCAGAGGGTACAGTTACCTTGCTCCACCGTTTCTTAggtccaattttagttttggtGGCTTCAGAAGGAGTGGCTATATCCTTTCCTGCATTACTTCTTAGCCTCCTAGATATACCAGCCCTAGGAGTACTCTTGTATTGAAGACTTTCAACATCAATTTCATTTGCCTCACTTGTATCAGGCATACTTGCAGTTTTACCCTTATCCTGGGTAATGACATCAGCAGGGATGGTGGTTTCAGTCCCTTTTTCATGAACAGGAGCCACAGGAGAGTTTGGTGACTCAGGGACTACAGAAGTACTAATATCAATATGTGCTgcagatgctgtagcatcatttGCAGCATCTAGCCCAGAACCTGTATTTTCATCAACTGTCATCTCAGACACAAGATTGGCCTTAGAGTTAGCGCCAATattatcaacaacaacatcaggGTTTTCCAAGGAGGTTTCCCCCAATTTCTCAGCAGACCTAGGTTTTTCTAATCCTAGGGTTTCAGTTAAATCCAATTCCAAACTTAAATTCTTCTTACTAGAATCAGATGCTTCAACATTCACATCAACATTTGCAGTAGCAGGATTATCAAGATACAATTCACGCATTGTATGAACAGCTTTAGGAGTGGATTTCGATTTCTTACCCGTTTGTTTCGAAGCAGATGTCGCACGCGAAGTGGATTGAGTTCGTTTAGAACTTTTCTTTGGTGTTGTCTTCTTCGCTGAAATCTTCTTTCTCTTCGTTGTTTCCTCAGGAAAAATGGTAGTGAGAGGATACGCGACGGTGATTTGTTGAGGGAGACAATCGTATGAGGGTGATATGGTGGTTTGTGCCGGAAGAGTTTTGTCGTTCTTGGAAGGAGATGGAGTTTGAGAGCTTGACATGGTGGTTAGTATTTGTGAGTGAAGGTTTTCAACAATGGAGGTTGAGAGGAGAAGTTGAGTGGTTGTTGGAGAGAGAGAATGGGGAGAGATAGTgtgaaagagaaaataaaaggtTGTAGCGCGTGAAAAGAAGTTATGGAAGTTTTTGATTACTTCCCTTGATTTGCGTGCACCAATGAATGAAGTGAGGAGAAACACTTCAACTGCACGCTTTTTATGCTGTAATTGCTACAAATCTTCAAACAGGCAAataccaagtttgcctcgcaatttttcaaattgaactgcgtctagagccttagtaaataTATTagccagttgttcttcagttgaaatatgctcaagagttacagtaccttcttcaactaggtctctaataaagtggtgtctaatatcaatatgcttcgtcctgctatgttggataggattctttgatatattgatggcactaagattgtcacagtacaatgccatagcatcttgtaccacattgtactccagcaacatttgtttcatccataatagctgggagcagctactaccagcagctatgtactcagcttcagctgtagataaagatacacagttctgtttcttgctgaaccaagatataagattattgcctaaaaagaaacaagctcctgaggtgctttttctatcatatgcacaacctgcccaatcagcatcacaatatcctactagcatggaattctcaccatgagtatacaagatcccataatcacatgtaccattcacatacttcagaattcttttcacttgagcaagatgactcatctttggctcagcttggtacctagcacatactcctacagcaaaagtaatatcaggcctgctggctgtaaggtataataagctccctatcatgcttctataaagactttgatctacgtcaactcccttttcatctttggtaagctttaaatgggttgctgcaggtgttcttttatgagcagcactttccataccaaactttttcactatatttcttgcatacttgctttgggagataaaaatagtatcttccatctgctttacttggagcccaagaaagtaggttagttcacctacaagactcatctcaaactcagactgcatttgctgcacgaaatgctgtaccatctcattagacattcctccaaatacaatgtcatcaacatagatttgtgctattagaaatttgccttgatcttctttcacaaatagagtcttgtcatttcctcctttcctatagccttgactaataaggaactcagtcaatctttcataccatgctcgaggtgcttgttttaatccataaagagctttctttaacttgtaaacatgatttggaaagcttggatcaacaaacccctttggttgttccacatatacttcttcatttaagtacccattgagaaatgcacttttcacatccatttggaataacttgaattttagaatgcatgccactcctagaagtaatctaatggattcaagacgagcaaccggagcaaaagtctcatcaaagtcTATCCCTTCAATTTGTGaatatccttgtgcaaccagccttgccttgtttctggtcacagttccactttcatcagacttgttcttgtagacccatttggtaccaattacatttgcattttcaggtctaggaaccaagtcccaaacttcattcctcttgaactgatttagctcttcttgcatagcatttatccagaactcatcagtcagagcttccttcacattctttggctcaaatttagacacaaaacaagcattagaaactaagtcaagtgtccttctagtagtaattccttgattgggattgccaataatcaggtctgtaggatgattcttttgagtacgagtagaaggtcctttctttggagtagcagagatttgtTCAGATGCAGTAACTTCTGGATCATTCATTGATTCATTAGTAGCCTCACAATCTACATCACCTgttatagatgctgtagcatcttctgcatcatcgtcagcagtttcacttgaggtgtcatctattaccacatttatagactccatcatggttttggttctattattatatactctgtaggctctactatttgttgagtatcccaagaatatgccctcatcacttttgggatccattttggttcttggttctctatcagacaagatgtagcatttactaccaaacacatggaagtgcttaacagtaggtttcctctccttccataattcgtacagagtagttgttgttccggatctcagggtgacacgattatgaatatagcaggcagtattcatagcttctgcccaaaaaccatgtgaaagcttctttgcatgtaacattacccttgcagactcttgtatagttctatttttcctttctactacaccattttgttgtggtgtaatgggagatgagaattcatgtatgatgccttcagaggcacagaagtcagaaaaactggagttctcaaactccttaccatgatcacttctgatccttaataccacattgtttttctccctttgaagttgaatacatagatctttgaacacatcaaaggtttctgatttctttctaataaaatttatccaggtgtatctagaaaagtcatcaacaacaacatatgcgtacctttttcctcccaagctttcagtttgcatgggtcccatcaagtccatgtgtagcaattcaagaactctggtagtggtaagatgctgcagctttgggtgtggcatcttggtttgctttccaatctgacaatctccacatatgctaccttcttcaattttgagatttggcagtcctctgatggcttctttagatattgctttcttcatgctccttagattaagatgaccaagcttttggtgccatagttttacttcatcttctttagtgattaagcatgttgacatatttgcttcttcttggggaacccatagatagcagttgtcttttgatctgacacctttcatcaaaatctcaccttcgttatttgtaactagacattcagatttggtgaagtttactttcattccttggtcgcatagttgactaatacttatcaaatttgcagtcaatccttttactaacagcacattgtttagtttaggcaagctattgcttctgagctcccctatcccaacaatttctcctttagcaccatcaccaaaggtaaCAAAGCTGGTTGAATAAGACTTTATACCGACAAGAAGTTTACTTATtccagtcatgtgtcttgaacacccactatcgaagtaccagtcttcccttgatgaagctctaagtgatgtgtgagcaatcagagcagtaatctcttcCTCAGGCtgagttgtatcacttttcttctcattttcacctttaggtttccattcttgttgagtaggggcagttgtggaaacaggtttgtgctgaggacgtctgttagggtacccatatagtttgtagcagtaaggtcttatgtgcccttttctaccacaataatgacatctccaagcatggtgctttcttctatttcttgacattggatgctgctgatgatgctgcggcttctgatgaggcatcctttgcttttgagtttctttaggctccatgtacatgaggtcaggactgtaatttttgaatttgttgacattctcatagctaagcccaatatttctaggctttcgaacatttttctctaagatttcctccagttgtccatcagccttatgaagtttgtcaagatgctcatcatctttatacaacatgtcagagaattttctcagccgccaaatgtcagtatttagtttttcaatgacttccttagcttcttcaagatcagcggatagataatttaccttcttttgaagttcctccatctttgagatattctcaaatttttctgcttttaactcattgatggttaccttttgtttctcaataaccctgcagatctcaagatcagaggacagaaaatttaccttcttttgaagttcctccatttttgagatattctcggatttttctgcttttaactcattgatggttaccttttgtttctcaataaccctacagatttcttcacttttaagacaaagttccttgtaggatgcagcaagctcttcataggttacctctccatcatcagattctgtatcggatgtaacaatacctgtcAGGACTGAGATGtgtttagcagttacagatgctgtatcatcttctgagtcatcatcctcagaccaactgacagttagccctttctttgctctcttctgatatgttggacactcaggtctgatgtgaccatatccttcacattcatgacatcgaatgtttctgtttaagtttgatttttcatcaccttttggtttcccttgattttcattgctgcgcatagtgcctggagcattgtttttgaGATTAGATCTGGGTCTtttatccattcgtttcagaactttgttgaattgttttcccaataacaccatggcctcagagatactctcattagattcttcttcatcctccagttcttcttcattatttttggaTGAGaaagcaatgctcttatttttcttttcacttcttccatttgcaacactttcataagtttggagtgatccaaccagttcatccagcttcatctgagatatgtttttggcttcttctatagctgtgactttcatatcaaatttctttggaagtgatctaagcatttttcttactaacttttcttcgggaattttctcccccaaagcatcaaattgattatcatagtctagaatagtcatat
This genomic interval from Trifolium pratense cultivar HEN17-A07 linkage group LG6, ARS_RC_1.1, whole genome shotgun sequence contains the following:
- the LOC123891734 gene encoding uncharacterized protein LOC123891734 encodes the protein MSSSQTPSPSKNDKTLPAQTTISPSYDCLPQQITVAYPLTTIFPEETTKRKKISAKKTTPKKSSKRTQSTSRATSASKQTGKKSKSTPKAVHTMRELYLDNPATANVDVNVEASDSSKKNLSLELDLTETLGLEKPRSAEKLGETSLENPDVVVDNIGANSKANLVSEMTVDENTGSGLDAANDATASAAHIDISTSVVPESPNSPVAPVHEKGTETTIPADVITQDKGKTASMPDTSEANEIDVESLQYKSTPRAGISRRLRSNAGKDIATPSEATKTKIGPKKRWSKVTVPSESKKKIEKRKIVSSSDSDYEEDQDAGASPEASPAASSQRSAKRKRMAPTVPSVPIDNVSFHCVEYVDRWKFVVKRRMAIERNLTEEFLKCQDIVKLLEEAGLLKTVSELGKCYDKLTREFLVNIPADCDDPLSPEYLKVYVRGKCVDFSPVVINEYLGRSTAPAAELETSMNEICRTITGDKVRAWPRAGKLSAAKLTTKYALLNKIGAANWVPTTHSNSVATGLAKFIYAIGTGTVFDYGTHIFNATILHGSSTAVKMPIAFPTLICGIILSQHPDICTNSDVPVSRPSALTMDFRLLEGKHAAVIAVASLKTPAVGMTKRQMIANLREVSNMLSEKKELVDGVIQALELEQSQANEDGVGPSHGVSHDDDLAGGDTVEEEMASDESPSI